The following are from one region of the Tachysurus fulvidraco isolate hzauxx_2018 chromosome 15, HZAU_PFXX_2.0, whole genome shotgun sequence genome:
- the gps1 gene encoding COP9 signalosome complex subunit 1 isoform X1 — protein sequence MPLPVQVFNFQMSSGSVLRGSAEQGQDRSRYNSASSSNTLHAFLSRDFLLPLCLSACSLVLEGSVEPMQIDADPQEDQQNAPDTNYIVENPTLDLEQYASSYSGLMRIERLQFIADHCPQLRVEALKMALSFVQRTFNVDVYEEIHRKLTEATRQEQLLEMQGVPDAVPEGAVEPPPLDTAWAESTRKKALLKLEKLDTDLKNYKGNSIKESIRRGHDDLGDHYLDCGDLSNALKCYSRARDYCTSAKHVINMCLNVIKVSVYLQNWSHVLSYVSKAESTPEIAEQRGERDSQNQAVLTKLKCAAGLAELASRKYKPAAKCFLQASFDHCDFPELLSPSNVAVYGGLCALATFDRQELQRNVISSSSFKLFLELEPQVRDIIFKFYESKYASCLKMLDEMKDNLLLDMYLAPHVRTLYTQIRNRALIQYFSPYVSADMNKMAVAFNTTVAALEDELTQLILEGLINARIDSHSKILYARDVDQRSTTFEKSLQMGKEFQRRTKAMILRAAVLRNQIHVKSPPREGSQGELTPANSQTRMSTNM from the exons ATGAGTTCAGGGTCAGTGTTGAGGGGAAGTGCAGAGCAGGGTCAGGACAGGAGCAGATATAATTCTGCGTCTTCCTCCAACACGCTCCATGCATTTCTCTCCAGAGACTTCTTGCTCCCCTTATGTCTCTCCGCATGCTCACTAGTCCTGGAG GGGTCAGTAGAGCCCATGCAGATCGATGCCGACCCTCAGGAAGACCAGCAGAATGCTCCTGACACCAATTACATTGTGGAAAATCCCACCCTG GATCTGGAGCAGTACGCGTCCAGCTACAGCGGGCTGATGAGGATCGAGCGGCTGCAGTTCATCGCCGATCACTGCCCCCAGTTACGTGTGGAAGCCCTGAAGATGGCCTTGTCTTTCGTCCAAAGGACGTTTAACGTTGACGTTTACGAGGAGATCCATCGCAAGCTCACCGAAGCCACAAGGCAAGAGCAACTCCT GGAAATGCAGGGAGTGCCAGACGCCGTTCCTGAAGGAGCAGTGGAGCCTCCACCCCTCGACACAGCCTGGGCCGAATCAACTCGGAAAAAAGCCCTGCTCAAGCTGGAGAAACTCGACACCGATCTAAAGAACTACAAGGGAAACTCCATCAAAGAAAGCATCAG GAGGGGACATGATGATCTTGGAGATCATTACCTGGACTGTGGTGATCTCAGCAACGCCCTCAAGTGTTACTCCAGAGCCAGAGACTACTGCACAAGCGCCAAGCACGTCATCAACATGTGTCTTAACGTAATCAAG GTTAGCGTTTACCTCCAGAACTGGTCTCACGTACTAAGCTACGTCAGCAAGGCCGAATCGACTCCAGAGATAGCAGAG CAACGAGGGGAGAGAGATAGTCAAAACCAAGCTGTTCTCACCAAACTCAAATGTGCTGCAG GATTGGCAGAACTCGCCTCGAGAAAATATAAACCTGCTGCCAAGTGCTTCCTGCAGGCTTCTTTTGACCACTGCGACTTCCCAGAG CTTCTTTCCCCTAGTAACGTAGCAGTTTACGGAGGACTGTGCGCTTTGGCTACGTTCGATAGGCAGGAGCTGCAGCGTAACGTCATCTCAAGCAG CtcctttaaattatttttagagTTGGAACCCCAAGTGCGTGATATTATCTTCAAATTTTACGAATCGAAATACGCGTCCTGTTTGAAAATGCTGGACGAAATGAAG GATAATCTCCTCCTAGATATGTATCTGGCTCCACATGTAAgaacactgtacacacagatCAGGAACAGAGCCCTCATACAg tACTTCAGTCCATACGTATCTGCAGATATGAATAAGATGGCGGTGGCGTTTAACACCACGGTGGCGGCGCTGGAAGATGAACTCACTCAGCTGATCCTGGAAGGACTAATCAACGCTCGTATCGACTCTCACAGCAAG ATTTTGTATGCACGTGATGTGGATCAGAGGAGCACTACGTTTGAGAAATCACTGCAGATGGGGAAGGAGTTTCAAAGACGAACCAAAGCCATGATCTTGAGAGCAGCAGTACTACGTAACCAGATCCACGTTAAG TCTCCTCCGAGAGAAGGCAGCCAAGGTGAACTGACACCCGCCAACAGCCAAACACGAATGAGCACCAACATGTGA
- the gps1 gene encoding COP9 signalosome complex subunit 1 isoform X2 produces the protein MPLPVQVFNFQMSSGSVLRGSAEQGQDRSRYNSASSSNTLHAFLSRDFLLPLCLSACSLVLEGSVEPMQIDADPQEDQQNAPDTNYIVENPTLDLEQYASSYSGLMRIERLQFIADHCPQLRVEALKMALSFVQRTFNVDVYEEIHRKLTEATREMQGVPDAVPEGAVEPPPLDTAWAESTRKKALLKLEKLDTDLKNYKGNSIKESIRRGHDDLGDHYLDCGDLSNALKCYSRARDYCTSAKHVINMCLNVIKVSVYLQNWSHVLSYVSKAESTPEIAEQRGERDSQNQAVLTKLKCAAGLAELASRKYKPAAKCFLQASFDHCDFPELLSPSNVAVYGGLCALATFDRQELQRNVISSSSFKLFLELEPQVRDIIFKFYESKYASCLKMLDEMKDNLLLDMYLAPHVRTLYTQIRNRALIQYFSPYVSADMNKMAVAFNTTVAALEDELTQLILEGLINARIDSHSKILYARDVDQRSTTFEKSLQMGKEFQRRTKAMILRAAVLRNQIHVKSPPREGSQGELTPANSQTRMSTNM, from the exons ATGAGTTCAGGGTCAGTGTTGAGGGGAAGTGCAGAGCAGGGTCAGGACAGGAGCAGATATAATTCTGCGTCTTCCTCCAACACGCTCCATGCATTTCTCTCCAGAGACTTCTTGCTCCCCTTATGTCTCTCCGCATGCTCACTAGTCCTGGAG GGGTCAGTAGAGCCCATGCAGATCGATGCCGACCCTCAGGAAGACCAGCAGAATGCTCCTGACACCAATTACATTGTGGAAAATCCCACCCTG GATCTGGAGCAGTACGCGTCCAGCTACAGCGGGCTGATGAGGATCGAGCGGCTGCAGTTCATCGCCGATCACTGCCCCCAGTTACGTGTGGAAGCCCTGAAGATGGCCTTGTCTTTCGTCCAAAGGACGTTTAACGTTGACGTTTACGAGGAGATCCATCGCAAGCTCACCGAAGCCACAAG GGAAATGCAGGGAGTGCCAGACGCCGTTCCTGAAGGAGCAGTGGAGCCTCCACCCCTCGACACAGCCTGGGCCGAATCAACTCGGAAAAAAGCCCTGCTCAAGCTGGAGAAACTCGACACCGATCTAAAGAACTACAAGGGAAACTCCATCAAAGAAAGCATCAG GAGGGGACATGATGATCTTGGAGATCATTACCTGGACTGTGGTGATCTCAGCAACGCCCTCAAGTGTTACTCCAGAGCCAGAGACTACTGCACAAGCGCCAAGCACGTCATCAACATGTGTCTTAACGTAATCAAG GTTAGCGTTTACCTCCAGAACTGGTCTCACGTACTAAGCTACGTCAGCAAGGCCGAATCGACTCCAGAGATAGCAGAG CAACGAGGGGAGAGAGATAGTCAAAACCAAGCTGTTCTCACCAAACTCAAATGTGCTGCAG GATTGGCAGAACTCGCCTCGAGAAAATATAAACCTGCTGCCAAGTGCTTCCTGCAGGCTTCTTTTGACCACTGCGACTTCCCAGAG CTTCTTTCCCCTAGTAACGTAGCAGTTTACGGAGGACTGTGCGCTTTGGCTACGTTCGATAGGCAGGAGCTGCAGCGTAACGTCATCTCAAGCAG CtcctttaaattatttttagagTTGGAACCCCAAGTGCGTGATATTATCTTCAAATTTTACGAATCGAAATACGCGTCCTGTTTGAAAATGCTGGACGAAATGAAG GATAATCTCCTCCTAGATATGTATCTGGCTCCACATGTAAgaacactgtacacacagatCAGGAACAGAGCCCTCATACAg tACTTCAGTCCATACGTATCTGCAGATATGAATAAGATGGCGGTGGCGTTTAACACCACGGTGGCGGCGCTGGAAGATGAACTCACTCAGCTGATCCTGGAAGGACTAATCAACGCTCGTATCGACTCTCACAGCAAG ATTTTGTATGCACGTGATGTGGATCAGAGGAGCACTACGTTTGAGAAATCACTGCAGATGGGGAAGGAGTTTCAAAGACGAACCAAAGCCATGATCTTGAGAGCAGCAGTACTACGTAACCAGATCCACGTTAAG TCTCCTCCGAGAGAAGGCAGCCAAGGTGAACTGACACCCGCCAACAGCCAAACACGAATGAGCACCAACATGTGA
- the gps1 gene encoding COP9 signalosome complex subunit 1 isoform X3: MPLPVQVFNFQGSVEPMQIDADPQEDQQNAPDTNYIVENPTLDLEQYASSYSGLMRIERLQFIADHCPQLRVEALKMALSFVQRTFNVDVYEEIHRKLTEATRQEQLLEMQGVPDAVPEGAVEPPPLDTAWAESTRKKALLKLEKLDTDLKNYKGNSIKESIRRGHDDLGDHYLDCGDLSNALKCYSRARDYCTSAKHVINMCLNVIKVSVYLQNWSHVLSYVSKAESTPEIAEQRGERDSQNQAVLTKLKCAAGLAELASRKYKPAAKCFLQASFDHCDFPELLSPSNVAVYGGLCALATFDRQELQRNVISSSSFKLFLELEPQVRDIIFKFYESKYASCLKMLDEMKDNLLLDMYLAPHVRTLYTQIRNRALIQYFSPYVSADMNKMAVAFNTTVAALEDELTQLILEGLINARIDSHSKILYARDVDQRSTTFEKSLQMGKEFQRRTKAMILRAAVLRNQIHVKSPPREGSQGELTPANSQTRMSTNM; the protein is encoded by the exons GGGTCAGTAGAGCCCATGCAGATCGATGCCGACCCTCAGGAAGACCAGCAGAATGCTCCTGACACCAATTACATTGTGGAAAATCCCACCCTG GATCTGGAGCAGTACGCGTCCAGCTACAGCGGGCTGATGAGGATCGAGCGGCTGCAGTTCATCGCCGATCACTGCCCCCAGTTACGTGTGGAAGCCCTGAAGATGGCCTTGTCTTTCGTCCAAAGGACGTTTAACGTTGACGTTTACGAGGAGATCCATCGCAAGCTCACCGAAGCCACAAGGCAAGAGCAACTCCT GGAAATGCAGGGAGTGCCAGACGCCGTTCCTGAAGGAGCAGTGGAGCCTCCACCCCTCGACACAGCCTGGGCCGAATCAACTCGGAAAAAAGCCCTGCTCAAGCTGGAGAAACTCGACACCGATCTAAAGAACTACAAGGGAAACTCCATCAAAGAAAGCATCAG GAGGGGACATGATGATCTTGGAGATCATTACCTGGACTGTGGTGATCTCAGCAACGCCCTCAAGTGTTACTCCAGAGCCAGAGACTACTGCACAAGCGCCAAGCACGTCATCAACATGTGTCTTAACGTAATCAAG GTTAGCGTTTACCTCCAGAACTGGTCTCACGTACTAAGCTACGTCAGCAAGGCCGAATCGACTCCAGAGATAGCAGAG CAACGAGGGGAGAGAGATAGTCAAAACCAAGCTGTTCTCACCAAACTCAAATGTGCTGCAG GATTGGCAGAACTCGCCTCGAGAAAATATAAACCTGCTGCCAAGTGCTTCCTGCAGGCTTCTTTTGACCACTGCGACTTCCCAGAG CTTCTTTCCCCTAGTAACGTAGCAGTTTACGGAGGACTGTGCGCTTTGGCTACGTTCGATAGGCAGGAGCTGCAGCGTAACGTCATCTCAAGCAG CtcctttaaattatttttagagTTGGAACCCCAAGTGCGTGATATTATCTTCAAATTTTACGAATCGAAATACGCGTCCTGTTTGAAAATGCTGGACGAAATGAAG GATAATCTCCTCCTAGATATGTATCTGGCTCCACATGTAAgaacactgtacacacagatCAGGAACAGAGCCCTCATACAg tACTTCAGTCCATACGTATCTGCAGATATGAATAAGATGGCGGTGGCGTTTAACACCACGGTGGCGGCGCTGGAAGATGAACTCACTCAGCTGATCCTGGAAGGACTAATCAACGCTCGTATCGACTCTCACAGCAAG ATTTTGTATGCACGTGATGTGGATCAGAGGAGCACTACGTTTGAGAAATCACTGCAGATGGGGAAGGAGTTTCAAAGACGAACCAAAGCCATGATCTTGAGAGCAGCAGTACTACGTAACCAGATCCACGTTAAG TCTCCTCCGAGAGAAGGCAGCCAAGGTGAACTGACACCCGCCAACAGCCAAACACGAATGAGCACCAACATGTGA
- the gps1 gene encoding COP9 signalosome complex subunit 1 isoform X4 has product MPLPVQVFNFQGSVEPMQIDADPQEDQQNAPDTNYIVENPTLDLEQYASSYSGLMRIERLQFIADHCPQLRVEALKMALSFVQRTFNVDVYEEIHRKLTEATREMQGVPDAVPEGAVEPPPLDTAWAESTRKKALLKLEKLDTDLKNYKGNSIKESIRRGHDDLGDHYLDCGDLSNALKCYSRARDYCTSAKHVINMCLNVIKVSVYLQNWSHVLSYVSKAESTPEIAEQRGERDSQNQAVLTKLKCAAGLAELASRKYKPAAKCFLQASFDHCDFPELLSPSNVAVYGGLCALATFDRQELQRNVISSSSFKLFLELEPQVRDIIFKFYESKYASCLKMLDEMKDNLLLDMYLAPHVRTLYTQIRNRALIQYFSPYVSADMNKMAVAFNTTVAALEDELTQLILEGLINARIDSHSKILYARDVDQRSTTFEKSLQMGKEFQRRTKAMILRAAVLRNQIHVKSPPREGSQGELTPANSQTRMSTNM; this is encoded by the exons GGGTCAGTAGAGCCCATGCAGATCGATGCCGACCCTCAGGAAGACCAGCAGAATGCTCCTGACACCAATTACATTGTGGAAAATCCCACCCTG GATCTGGAGCAGTACGCGTCCAGCTACAGCGGGCTGATGAGGATCGAGCGGCTGCAGTTCATCGCCGATCACTGCCCCCAGTTACGTGTGGAAGCCCTGAAGATGGCCTTGTCTTTCGTCCAAAGGACGTTTAACGTTGACGTTTACGAGGAGATCCATCGCAAGCTCACCGAAGCCACAAG GGAAATGCAGGGAGTGCCAGACGCCGTTCCTGAAGGAGCAGTGGAGCCTCCACCCCTCGACACAGCCTGGGCCGAATCAACTCGGAAAAAAGCCCTGCTCAAGCTGGAGAAACTCGACACCGATCTAAAGAACTACAAGGGAAACTCCATCAAAGAAAGCATCAG GAGGGGACATGATGATCTTGGAGATCATTACCTGGACTGTGGTGATCTCAGCAACGCCCTCAAGTGTTACTCCAGAGCCAGAGACTACTGCACAAGCGCCAAGCACGTCATCAACATGTGTCTTAACGTAATCAAG GTTAGCGTTTACCTCCAGAACTGGTCTCACGTACTAAGCTACGTCAGCAAGGCCGAATCGACTCCAGAGATAGCAGAG CAACGAGGGGAGAGAGATAGTCAAAACCAAGCTGTTCTCACCAAACTCAAATGTGCTGCAG GATTGGCAGAACTCGCCTCGAGAAAATATAAACCTGCTGCCAAGTGCTTCCTGCAGGCTTCTTTTGACCACTGCGACTTCCCAGAG CTTCTTTCCCCTAGTAACGTAGCAGTTTACGGAGGACTGTGCGCTTTGGCTACGTTCGATAGGCAGGAGCTGCAGCGTAACGTCATCTCAAGCAG CtcctttaaattatttttagagTTGGAACCCCAAGTGCGTGATATTATCTTCAAATTTTACGAATCGAAATACGCGTCCTGTTTGAAAATGCTGGACGAAATGAAG GATAATCTCCTCCTAGATATGTATCTGGCTCCACATGTAAgaacactgtacacacagatCAGGAACAGAGCCCTCATACAg tACTTCAGTCCATACGTATCTGCAGATATGAATAAGATGGCGGTGGCGTTTAACACCACGGTGGCGGCGCTGGAAGATGAACTCACTCAGCTGATCCTGGAAGGACTAATCAACGCTCGTATCGACTCTCACAGCAAG ATTTTGTATGCACGTGATGTGGATCAGAGGAGCACTACGTTTGAGAAATCACTGCAGATGGGGAAGGAGTTTCAAAGACGAACCAAAGCCATGATCTTGAGAGCAGCAGTACTACGTAACCAGATCCACGTTAAG TCTCCTCCGAGAGAAGGCAGCCAAGGTGAACTGACACCCGCCAACAGCCAAACACGAATGAGCACCAACATGTGA